In one window of Thermotoga sp. Mc24 DNA:
- a CDS encoding Na(+)/H(+) antiporter subunit B produces the protein MKWMWITIFVVFCFVVLLNGSFEKVQVNFENPVVKNPITQIYLLNRVYDTVFEVLVFSLAVLGVSLHMAYLPTPEEIKGISDVTIRIFARFIAFFLLVGSLYLALEGHVSPGGGFSAGVAGGTALALIAMVEDFENFERKFERTQAYFLEKFIMIVFLFLVVLIIPGRNLIVPANMVVYLKVMLGSWIIVYYFIKHRGLL, from the coding sequence ATGAAATGGATGTGGATCACCATCTTCGTTGTTTTTTGTTTTGTTGTTCTGTTGAACGGAAGTTTCGAAAAGGTTCAAGTGAACTTTGAAAACCCCGTGGTGAAAAATCCCATCACCCAGATCTACCTTCTGAACAGGGTGTACGATACTGTCTTCGAGGTTCTTGTTTTCTCGCTCGCAGTGCTTGGAGTTTCTCTCCACATGGCCTACCTTCCTACTCCAGAGGAGATAAAAGGCATATCGGACGTCACTATCAGGATCTTCGCCAGATTCATAGCGTTCTTTCTCCTCGTGGGATCGCTGTACCTTGCCCTCGAAGGCCATGTGAGTCCAGGCGGTGGATTCTCTGCTGGGGTTGCGGGTGGAACGGCGCTCGCTCTGATCGCCATGGTGGAAGATTTTGAAAACTTCGAGAGGAAGTTCGAAAGAACGCAAGCGTACTTTCTGGAGAAGTTCATCATGATCGTTTTTCTTTTCCTCGTTGTTCTGATAATCCCGGGAAGAAACCTCATAGTTCCGGCGAACATGGTGGTGTACCTGAAAGTGATGCTGGGTAGCTGGATCATCGTCTACTACTTCATAAAACACAGAGGGCTACTCTGA
- a CDS encoding cupin domain-containing protein yields the protein MEVKIEKPTPEKLKELGVERWPIWEKEVSEFNWYYDTNETCYILEGKVEVITEDGKKYVIEKGDLVTFPKGLRCRWKVIEPVRKHYNLF from the coding sequence GTGGAAGTGAAGATAGAAAAGCCCACCCCTGAAAAACTCAAGGAACTCGGTGTGGAGAGATGGCCCATCTGGGAAAAAGAGGTCAGTGAGTTCAACTGGTACTACGACACAAACGAGACCTGCTACATACTGGAAGGCAAGGTGGAAGTCATAACAGAAGATGGAAAAAAGTACGTCATAGAGAAGGGTGACCTTGTCACCTTCCCGAAAGGTTTGAGGTGCAGGTGGAAGGTTATAGAGCCAGTCAGAAAGCACTACAACCTCTTCTGA
- a CDS encoding monovalent cation/H(+) antiporter subunit G: MIYVGVVLMFLGTLLSLLKKDFFLKIHLIGISDTVGSLFIVLNFWEDVSRTILMVVLLLVWGPFVSHVIARMYTEGSS; encoded by the coding sequence ATGATATACGTCGGTGTGGTTTTGATGTTTCTCGGCACTCTCCTTTCTCTTCTGAAAAAAGACTTCTTTCTGAAGATCCATCTCATAGGAATTTCAGACACGGTGGGATCCCTTTTCATTGTACTCAACTTCTGGGAAGACGTTTCGAGAACGATCCTCATGGTGGTACTCCTTCTCGTATGGGGACCTTTCGTTTCACACGTTATAGCGCGCATGTACACGGAGGGATCGTCTTGA
- a CDS encoding cation:proton antiporter codes for MIFLVYNFLIVSLGIVFFFLKRKAPWWATLVNLLFVVTMMLLGYRFDLVLTGNFGVHLLLDQTSYFFLILTAVVLLAVFTKDLNVSLSNLLLILLGALNLAFVSYDLFNIYVTVEVISLITFLLVVEGKKKIQYWSAFKYLILGTVGMNLYLIGIGVLYAENGTLSISDILKVDSFASALVAVGLLLRAGVFLFSMWLPQVHSEAETPVSAVLSGVVVKSAVYALVRLEHVVNWNVVKIFAIFSALSGVLFAFLSKDYKRILAYSTLSQIGIVLASPITASVYALAHGIFKSWLFLLKDELPERDVTKWKRLDFWTWLSLSLASLSIMGFPGLAGFSKNLVLEQLHRWEKILMEVVFVGTAASFWKFLLKPFEFKRKKLPGVYNLVLFIASLTIGLYFANWGKALESCLLMGAGVLVHFLFKNLKIEKYPLEDFESMLGVYLLGVVACLFLSL; via the coding sequence GTGATCTTTCTCGTTTACAATTTCCTCATTGTATCGCTTGGGATTGTCTTTTTCTTCTTGAAGAGGAAAGCTCCTTGGTGGGCAACACTGGTGAATCTTCTTTTCGTAGTCACGATGATGCTTTTAGGATATCGTTTCGATCTTGTTTTGACCGGAAATTTCGGCGTTCACCTTCTGTTAGATCAGACATCGTATTTCTTTCTCATCCTCACAGCTGTGGTTCTTCTCGCTGTCTTCACGAAAGACCTGAACGTCAGTCTTTCGAACCTTCTTCTGATACTTCTTGGAGCGTTGAACCTTGCGTTCGTGAGTTACGATCTTTTCAACATATACGTTACAGTTGAGGTGATATCCCTCATTACCTTCCTTCTCGTCGTGGAGGGAAAAAAGAAGATTCAGTACTGGTCCGCTTTCAAGTATCTGATCCTGGGGACTGTTGGTATGAATTTGTACCTGATAGGAATCGGTGTTCTATACGCGGAAAACGGCACACTCTCGATCTCTGACATCTTGAAGGTTGATTCGTTTGCCTCCGCTCTCGTTGCGGTTGGACTTCTTTTGAGAGCTGGTGTGTTCCTCTTCAGTATGTGGCTTCCACAGGTTCATTCGGAGGCAGAAACACCCGTTTCAGCGGTTCTATCCGGTGTCGTTGTGAAGAGTGCTGTGTACGCGCTCGTTCGGCTGGAACACGTGGTGAATTGGAATGTGGTGAAGATCTTTGCCATTTTTTCGGCGCTTTCAGGTGTTTTGTTTGCCTTTCTTTCGAAAGATTACAAGAGGATTCTTGCTTACAGTACCCTTTCACAGATAGGGATCGTCCTTGCGTCCCCCATCACCGCTTCTGTATACGCCCTCGCACATGGAATTTTTAAATCCTGGCTTTTTCTTTTGAAAGATGAACTTCCAGAAAGGGATGTGACGAAGTGGAAAAGGCTCGATTTCTGGACGTGGCTGTCACTTTCACTGGCAAGTCTTTCGATCATGGGATTTCCAGGCCTTGCGGGTTTTTCGAAGAATCTGGTTCTCGAACAGCTTCACAGATGGGAGAAGATCTTGATGGAAGTTGTTTTTGTTGGCACCGCGGCTTCTTTCTGGAAATTTCTTCTGAAACCTTTTGAATTCAAAAGAAAGAAATTACCAGGGGTGTACAATCTCGTTCTGTTCATTGCTTCTCTGACGATAGGACTCTACTTTGCAAATTGGGGAAAGGCTCTTGAAAGCTGCCTCTTAATGGGTGCGGGGGTTCTGGTTCATTTTCTCTTCAAGAATTTGAAGATAGAAAAATATCCGCTTGAAGACTTCGAGTCCATGCTCGGGGTCTATCTTCTGGGGGTGGTGGCTTGTCTTTTCTTGTCGCTGTGA
- a CDS encoding Na+/H+ antiporter subunit E, translating into MSFLVAVITGTVFFMVLSQKATLTTIVLGSLMSVVTYIFTRPIHFEKFPFLVLKLFYNVPKAVFESILVLLFHNEAKKAYEVPVKDEWEELEKTLTITLTPKTLVIVSEEGYMVVHQVGERKT; encoded by the coding sequence TTGTCTTTTCTTGTCGCTGTGATAACGGGAACCGTTTTCTTCATGGTTTTGTCTCAGAAAGCGACTCTGACAACAATCGTACTTGGAAGCTTGATGAGCGTTGTCACGTACATCTTCACAAGGCCCATCCACTTTGAGAAGTTTCCCTTTCTTGTGTTGAAACTCTTCTACAACGTTCCAAAAGCGGTTTTTGAATCGATCCTGGTTTTGCTCTTCCACAACGAGGCTAAAAAGGCTTACGAAGTTCCGGTGAAAGATGAGTGGGAGGAACTCGAAAAAACACTTACTATCACCCTCACTCCGAAAACACTGGTGATAGTCTCGGAGGAAGGTTACATGGTAGTCCACCAGGTGGGGGAGAGAAAAACATGA
- a CDS encoding Na(+)/H(+) antiporter subunit B gives MIENLVLILMVSVSLYTIFTPIRLNAVIGRTALSVLAVLLYTLFSSPDVAIAEALLGALLTTLVYLIALKSRDRVKIGFTPVRLLFEKLGEAFMGFEYELLKRFCEKYDYRSEFVEFSSLEDLLEALNDGKVDVACGGVFSEDKKGYLETKIFYLEDEKLDLLRYTERVYRGEQLNHVLHRDGSYHILFADEELKMRFREFLRTEKEFVEELKKKYFGEEIG, from the coding sequence TTGATAGAAAATCTGGTACTGATTCTGATGGTCTCTGTATCTCTGTACACGATCTTCACCCCGATAAGATTGAACGCGGTCATTGGAAGAACGGCTTTGAGCGTTCTTGCGGTTCTTCTGTACACACTGTTTTCTTCTCCCGACGTGGCCATCGCGGAGGCCCTCCTTGGAGCGCTTCTCACCACCCTTGTTTATTTGATCGCTCTGAAATCGAGAGATCGAGTGAAGATCGGTTTCACACCCGTCAGGCTCCTGTTCGAGAAATTGGGAGAGGCGTTCATGGGTTTCGAATACGAACTTCTGAAGAGGTTCTGTGAGAAGTACGACTACAGATCAGAATTCGTCGAGTTTTCCTCTTTGGAAGATCTCCTTGAGGCTTTGAACGATGGAAAAGTGGACGTTGCCTGTGGCGGAGTGTTCAGTGAAGACAAAAAAGGTTATCTGGAAACAAAGATCTTCTACCTCGAGGATGAAAAACTCGATCTGCTGAGGTACACAGAGAGGGTGTACAGAGGCGAGCAGTTGAATCACGTTTTACACAGAGATGGGAGCTACCACATTCTTTTCGCGGACGAGGAGTTGAAAATGAGATTCAGGGAATTTCTCAGAACCGAAAAGGAGTTCGTAGAAGAATTGAAAAAGAAATACTTTGGGGAGGAGATCGGATGA
- a CDS encoding type II secretion system protein GspD, translating into MRKLGFVLFVLITAVMTAQEEPLVSNIFQDTYILDALADISAQTGIPIIADTTVTGFITMELNEVPLEQALKMILMPGGYVFKKMDGFYFVGSPDPANPAFRYLAVTKTYKLKYITTADVQELLPVVYRSYVKFNEKNNMVTITAPEEITQEFEEDLKKIDIPIPQVKISVIVTEVSKDYSNELGLNSLDYSFGSDQEFNENWAATLGLVTGLINIQTDVFGQILAKLKLLEENQKAKITADPWIIVKSGEKASLFLGERQVVLLEAEGAVSRIESIDVGVSIDIQPRVMDKEELELTLSPKVSHFAGEKLGAFVVKQNELSTTLFLKNGQTVVISGATIEDSAQTSSGVPILNKIPLIRYFFGGTTKKDSQKELYIFIKAEIQGSE; encoded by the coding sequence ATGAGAAAACTCGGTTTCGTTTTATTCGTGTTGATAACAGCGGTGATGACGGCACAGGAGGAACCCCTGGTGAGCAACATATTCCAGGACACCTACATTCTGGATGCTCTCGCTGATATATCCGCGCAGACAGGAATTCCAATCATAGCGGACACGACTGTGACTGGTTTCATCACTATGGAGCTAAACGAAGTACCCCTGGAACAGGCACTGAAGATGATCCTCATGCCTGGAGGATACGTTTTCAAGAAGATGGACGGCTTTTATTTTGTGGGATCACCGGACCCGGCGAATCCTGCATTCAGATACCTTGCAGTTACAAAGACCTACAAGCTGAAATACATAACCACAGCCGACGTCCAGGAACTTCTACCAGTAGTTTACAGGAGTTACGTCAAATTCAACGAGAAGAACAACATGGTAACCATCACAGCACCTGAAGAGATCACGCAGGAGTTCGAGGAAGATCTCAAGAAGATAGACATCCCGATACCACAGGTGAAAATCAGCGTGATCGTCACAGAAGTTTCCAAAGATTACTCGAACGAGCTGGGATTGAACAGTTTAGATTACTCCTTCGGTTCTGATCAGGAATTCAACGAGAACTGGGCGGCTACTCTCGGTCTGGTAACAGGACTCATCAATATTCAGACGGATGTCTTTGGTCAGATCCTAGCGAAGCTGAAACTTCTCGAAGAGAATCAGAAAGCAAAGATCACAGCAGACCCCTGGATCATCGTGAAGAGTGGAGAAAAAGCTTCTCTCTTCTTGGGAGAAAGACAGGTGGTTCTCCTTGAGGCTGAGGGAGCGGTGAGCAGGATCGAGTCCATAGACGTTGGAGTGAGTATCGACATTCAACCACGTGTGATGGACAAAGAAGAACTCGAGCTTACACTCTCGCCAAAGGTCAGTCACTTTGCAGGAGAAAAACTCGGAGCATTCGTTGTAAAACAGAACGAACTCTCTACAACACTTTTCCTGAAAAATGGTCAGACCGTTGTGATTTCCGGCGCCACCATCGAAGACAGCGCCCAGACCAGTTCCGGTGTACCCATACTGAACAAGATTCCACTCATAAGATACTTCTTCGGTGGTACGACGAAAAAGGATTCCCAGAAAGAACTTTACATATTCATCAAGGCGGAAATCCAGGGAAGTGAGTGA